One segment of Indicator indicator isolate 239-I01 chromosome 23, UM_Iind_1.1, whole genome shotgun sequence DNA contains the following:
- the FGFBP1 gene encoding fibroblast growth factor-binding protein 1: MRIKSFGLLCMLILVSQLLLANCERQESKKRKQGIANSGKTQTAPNQENEKGCKSKGGKSSPKGKFKTKENAECSWAVTDMNTATVHIECKHNDSGFWCEFSGDPCSCAQYAANQKSFWKQVSRSLKKQKQICQDPKSVLKSKVCKKGPQSAHLRLTHSSLLTSSGPAKGNTIHHAEEVIQTPALVSVQVLEHSPEDCVEDIDYIDQKKVAEQYCPESLLSLCNFFVTMIQDKKC, encoded by the coding sequence ATGAGGATCAAAAGCTTTGGACTTCTTTGTATGTTGATTCTGGTCTCCCAGCTGCTACTAGCCAACTGTGAAAGACAGGAgagcaaaaagagaaaacaaggcATAGCGAACAGTGGAAAAACCCAAACGGCACCTAaccaggaaaatgaaaaagggtGTAAGtcaaaaggaggaaaatcaTCTCCTAAAGGGAAGtttaaaaccaaagaaaatgctgagtgcagctgggcagtgactgacaTGAACACAGCTACTGTGCACATAGAGTGCAAGCATAATGACAGTGGGTTTTGGTGTGAATTCTCTGGAGATCCTTGCTCCTGTGCACAGTATGCAGCAAACCAGAAATCCTTCTGGAAACAAGTCTCCCGATCCCtcaagaagcaaaagcagatcTGTCAAGATCCCAAAAGTGTCCTGAAATCTAAAGTATGTAAGAAAGGTCCACAAAGTGCTCACCTCAGGTTGACCCACTCAAGCCTACTAACATCATCAGGCCCTGCAAAAGGGAACACAATTCATCATGCAGAAGAAGTCATTCAAACTCCAGCACTTGTCTCAGTGCAAGTGCTTGAGCACAGTCCTGAAGACTGTGTTGAAGACATAGATTATATTGACCAGAAAAAGGTGGCTGAGCAGTACTGTCCAGAAAGCTTGCTTTCTTTGTGCAACTTTTTTGTCACAATGATCCAAGACAAAAAGTGCTGA